Proteins encoded within one genomic window of Pectobacterium araliae:
- the murC gene encoding UDP-N-acetylmuramate--L-alanine ligase, with protein sequence MNTQQLAKLRSIVPEMHRVRHIHFVGIGGAGMGGIAEVLANEGYEISGSDLAPNAVTQQLTELGAQIYFHHRAENVLNASVVVVSSAITADNPEIVAAHDARIPVIRRAEMLAELMRFRHGIAIAGTHGKTTTTAMVSSIYAEAGLDPTFVNGGLVKAAGTHARLGSSRYLIAEADESDASFLHLQPMVAIVTNIEADHMDTYQGDFENLKQTFINFLHNLPFYGQAVMCVDDAVIRELLPRVGRHIITYGFSDDADVRVAGYRQTGAQGHFTLERKDKPLLNVTLNAPGRHNALNAAAAVAVATDEGIDDEAILRALERFQGTGRRFDFLGEYPLELVNGQSGTAMLVDDYGHHPTEVDATIKAARAGWPDKRLVMIFQPHRYTRTRDLYDDFAHVLSQVDVLLMLDVYSAGESPIPGADSRSLCRTIRGRGKIDPILVTDVDTLPELLSQALRGEDLILVQGAGNIGKLARKLADSRLQPQISE encoded by the coding sequence GTGAATACTCAACAACTGGCGAAACTACGTTCAATCGTGCCCGAGATGCATCGCGTCCGGCACATACACTTTGTTGGCATCGGCGGTGCTGGCATGGGTGGTATCGCCGAAGTGTTGGCCAACGAAGGGTATGAAATTAGTGGCTCCGATCTGGCACCGAATGCGGTGACGCAACAGTTGACCGAGCTGGGCGCACAGATTTATTTCCACCACCGTGCAGAGAACGTGCTGAACGCCAGTGTGGTGGTGGTATCGAGCGCGATTACAGCGGATAACCCGGAGATTGTCGCGGCGCATGATGCTCGTATTCCCGTGATCCGTCGCGCTGAAATGTTGGCGGAACTGATGCGTTTTCGTCACGGCATTGCGATCGCGGGTACGCATGGCAAGACGACGACAACGGCGATGGTTAGCAGTATTTACGCGGAAGCGGGATTAGACCCGACGTTTGTGAATGGCGGGTTAGTGAAGGCTGCGGGAACGCATGCACGTCTGGGCTCAAGCCGTTACCTGATTGCGGAGGCAGATGAAAGCGATGCGTCTTTCCTGCATTTGCAGCCGATGGTGGCGATTGTCACCAATATCGAAGCCGACCATATGGACACCTATCAGGGGGATTTTGAGAACCTGAAGCAGACGTTCATTAATTTCCTGCACAACCTACCGTTTTATGGTCAGGCTGTGATGTGTGTTGATGATGCGGTAATCCGCGAACTGTTACCGCGCGTTGGCCGTCATATCATTACGTATGGTTTTAGCGACGATGCTGATGTGCGCGTTGCTGGCTATCGTCAGACTGGCGCACAAGGGCACTTTACGCTGGAGCGGAAAGATAAGCCGTTGCTGAACGTTACGCTGAATGCGCCAGGGCGTCACAATGCGCTCAACGCGGCGGCGGCGGTTGCGGTGGCGACCGATGAGGGCATTGATGACGAGGCAATTCTGCGCGCGCTTGAGCGTTTTCAGGGCACCGGACGTCGCTTTGATTTCCTCGGTGAGTACCCGCTTGAACTGGTTAACGGGCAAAGTGGGACGGCGATGTTGGTGGATGATTACGGCCATCATCCGACAGAGGTTGATGCTACGATTAAAGCCGCCCGTGCTGGCTGGCCGGATAAACGGTTGGTTATGATTTTTCAGCCGCATCGCTATACGCGAACCCGCGATTTATATGACGACTTCGCGCATGTGTTATCGCAGGTTGACGTGTTGCTGATGTTGGATGTGTATTCCGCAGGAGAGTCACCGATTCCGGGTGCAGACAGCCGTTCACTGTGCCGTACCATTCGTGGAAGAGGTAAGATTGATCCGATTCTGGTGACGGATGTGGATACT